A window from Bufo bufo chromosome 1, aBufBuf1.1, whole genome shotgun sequence encodes these proteins:
- the WASL gene encoding neural Wiskott-Aldrich syndrome protein isoform X2, with product MSNNNNRQSKRVTNSGSILLTAQENDTLYGYLGKKCVTINSAVVQLYASDRNSMWVKKCCGVICLVKDNPQRSYFIRVYDIKDGRQLYEQELYYNFVYNSPRSYFHTFGGDSCQLGLNFASEEEAKRFRKAITELLGRRPKKPDKKREPPNGPSLPMATVDIIHPEIATPRYTTQVNNIPYNKDKKKGKNKKKKLTKADIGTPSNFQHIGHVGWDPNTGFDVNNLDPELKKLFDLCGISEAQLKDKETSKVIYDFIEKTGGVEAVKNELRRQAPPPPPPSRGGAPPPPSHSSGLPPPPPARGGFSKPPPPPSRAPLAAPPPPPPFRPGASGPPPPPPNRLHPPPPPGHSSSAPSSPPPPPPPPIQGFGAPAPPPPPPPPGPPPPPGPPPLPGSAADNDHQIAPPMGSKAALLEQIKGGAQLKKVDSKESRPVSSTGRDALLDQIRQGIQLKTVTDESDAVAPTAAAPPAPGIVGALMEVMQKRSKAIHSSDTDEDEDDDEDFEDDDEWDD from the exons ACTATTAATTCTGCAGTTGTCCAGCTATATGCTTCAGACCGTAATTCCATGTGGGTAAAGAAATGCTGTGGAGTAATATGCTTAGTGAAGGACAATCCACAACGATCCTATTTCAttagagtgtatgatatcaag GATGGTCGGCAACTCTATGAACAGGAACTATATTATAATTTTGTATATAATAGCCCAAGATCATATTTTCACACATTTGGTGGTGAT TCATGTCAACTTGGCCTAAACTTTGCAAGTGAAGAGGAAGCGAAAAGATTCCGAaaagctataactgaattgctcgGAAGAAGACCTAAAAAACCTG ATAAAAAACGAGAACCACCAAATG GGCCCAGTCTCCCCATGGCAACGGTTGACATCATACATCCTGAAATTGCCACCCCAAGATACACTACACAAGTGAATAACATTCCTTATAACAAAGATAAGAAAAAAGGCAAAAACAAGAAGAAAAAACTCACCAAGGCAGACATTGGGACACCTAGTAACTTCCA ACACATTGGACACGTGGGATGGGATCCAAACACTGGCTTTGAT gtgaataATTTGGACCCAGAACTGAAAAAATTGTTTGATTTGTGTGGGATCTCTGAAGCTCAGCTTAAAGATAAGGAAACCTCAAAGGTTATTTATGACTTCATTGAAAAAACAGGAGGTGTTGAAGCTGTAAAAAATGAATTACGAAGGCAAG CACCACCGCCGCCACCACCTTCAAGAGGTGGTGCTCCACCTCCTCCTTCACACAGCTCAGGTTTACCACCCCCTCCACCAGCAAGAGGTGGCTTTTCAAAACCCCCACCACCTCCTTCCAGAGCTCCTCTGGCTGCACCACCACCTCCTCCACCTTTCCGACCTGGAGCCTCAggaccaccaccacctccacccaatcgtctgcatcctccaccaccaccaggtcATTCTTCATCGGCACCTTcaagtcctcctcctccaccaccacctcCAATACAAGGATTTGGAGCACCTGCCCCACCTCCTCCCCCACCTCCACCAGGCCCTCCACCTCCACCTGGTCCACCACCTCTACCTGGATCGGCAGCAGACAATGATCATCAAATTGCACCTCCTATGGGCAGCAAAGCAGCACTTCTTGAGCAGATTAAGGGAGGAGCTCAGCTTAAAAAAGTAGACAGTAAGGAAAGTAGACCAGTGTCTTCCACTGGACGAGATGCTCTGCTAGACCAAATACGACAGGGAATACAGTtgaaaact GTGACAGATGAGTCGGATGCTGTTGCACCTACAGctgctgctcctcctgctcctggaATAGTTGGAGCACTGATGGAAGTAATGCAGAAAAGGAGTAAAGCCATTCATTCTTCAG ACACCGATGaagatgaggatgatgatgaagaCTTTGAGGATGACGATGAATGGGATGATTGA
- the WASL gene encoding neural Wiskott-Aldrich syndrome protein isoform X1, whose amino-acid sequence MSNNNNRQSKRVTNSGSILLTAQENDTLYGYLGKKCVTINSAVVQLYASDRNSMWVKKCCGVICLVKDNPQRSYFIRVYDIKDGRQLYEQELYYNFVYNSPRSYFHTFGGDSCQLGLNFASEEEAKRFRKAITELLGRRPKKPDKKREPPNGPSLPMATVDIIHPEIATPRYTTQVNNIPYNKDKKKGKNKKKKLTKADIGTPSNFQHIGHVGWDPNTGFDVNNLDPELKKLFDLCGISEAQLKDKETSKVIYDFIEKTGGVEAVKNELRRQGPPRWNAPPPPPPSRGGAPPPPSHSSGLPPPPPARGGFSKPPPPPSRAPLAAPPPPPPFRPGASGPPPPPPNRLHPPPPPGHSSSAPSSPPPPPPPPIQGFGAPAPPPPPPPPGPPPPPGPPPLPGSAADNDHQIAPPMGSKAALLEQIKGGAQLKKVDSKESRPVSSTGRDALLDQIRQGIQLKTVTDESDAVAPTAAAPPAPGIVGALMEVMQKRSKAIHSSDTDEDEDDDEDFEDDDEWDD is encoded by the exons ACTATTAATTCTGCAGTTGTCCAGCTATATGCTTCAGACCGTAATTCCATGTGGGTAAAGAAATGCTGTGGAGTAATATGCTTAGTGAAGGACAATCCACAACGATCCTATTTCAttagagtgtatgatatcaag GATGGTCGGCAACTCTATGAACAGGAACTATATTATAATTTTGTATATAATAGCCCAAGATCATATTTTCACACATTTGGTGGTGAT TCATGTCAACTTGGCCTAAACTTTGCAAGTGAAGAGGAAGCGAAAAGATTCCGAaaagctataactgaattgctcgGAAGAAGACCTAAAAAACCTG ATAAAAAACGAGAACCACCAAATG GGCCCAGTCTCCCCATGGCAACGGTTGACATCATACATCCTGAAATTGCCACCCCAAGATACACTACACAAGTGAATAACATTCCTTATAACAAAGATAAGAAAAAAGGCAAAAACAAGAAGAAAAAACTCACCAAGGCAGACATTGGGACACCTAGTAACTTCCA ACACATTGGACACGTGGGATGGGATCCAAACACTGGCTTTGAT gtgaataATTTGGACCCAGAACTGAAAAAATTGTTTGATTTGTGTGGGATCTCTGAAGCTCAGCTTAAAGATAAGGAAACCTCAAAGGTTATTTATGACTTCATTGAAAAAACAGGAGGTGTTGAAGCTGTAAAAAATGAATTACGAAGGCAAG gtCCTCCACGTTGGAATG CACCACCGCCGCCACCACCTTCAAGAGGTGGTGCTCCACCTCCTCCTTCACACAGCTCAGGTTTACCACCCCCTCCACCAGCAAGAGGTGGCTTTTCAAAACCCCCACCACCTCCTTCCAGAGCTCCTCTGGCTGCACCACCACCTCCTCCACCTTTCCGACCTGGAGCCTCAggaccaccaccacctccacccaatcgtctgcatcctccaccaccaccaggtcATTCTTCATCGGCACCTTcaagtcctcctcctccaccaccacctcCAATACAAGGATTTGGAGCACCTGCCCCACCTCCTCCCCCACCTCCACCAGGCCCTCCACCTCCACCTGGTCCACCACCTCTACCTGGATCGGCAGCAGACAATGATCATCAAATTGCACCTCCTATGGGCAGCAAAGCAGCACTTCTTGAGCAGATTAAGGGAGGAGCTCAGCTTAAAAAAGTAGACAGTAAGGAAAGTAGACCAGTGTCTTCCACTGGACGAGATGCTCTGCTAGACCAAATACGACAGGGAATACAGTtgaaaact GTGACAGATGAGTCGGATGCTGTTGCACCTACAGctgctgctcctcctgctcctggaATAGTTGGAGCACTGATGGAAGTAATGCAGAAAAGGAGTAAAGCCATTCATTCTTCAG ACACCGATGaagatgaggatgatgatgaagaCTTTGAGGATGACGATGAATGGGATGATTGA